The nucleotide window agtcataaatacacatttgaaattttatttacgtgttttaaaaagccaaaaactAAAAAGACATGAAACTTTTAAGGTGAATACACAAAAGCATaccatatattttaatgtttataatttagtatgtatcaaataaatatatttataaatgcatTCTTTATTTGCATTGTTGTAATTATTAAAGCATTTATCTATAACATGTAAAAAATATGCTAAGTGCTTTAAGGGAAAATAACATATCATTTAAGGATATAAACTGAACTTCAATGTGTGGTGACACAATATGACTAGACCAGAAAAGAGGCATGCTACTCTGTTGGTTATATTATTACTGCCGCTAACATGTCTTCTATGGTTATCAAATACTGACTCAAAATATTTTCAGTCGTTGTCAGAAccatttggggggaaaaaaaccaaagcatCACTGAAAATACGTCCAAATGCCCTAAGACGGTACACCCCATACATCATCACATGCATCTGATCAGGAGTCAGTCTACTGAAAGTAACAGCCATGTCAGAACAGCATCCATCCACTATATCGTTTGGGTAATCAGTAATTGCTTCCTTAATAAACATCCCAATAGTTTTAGTGTTAAATAAATTCTTTCCGTCATCATCTTCAGCATTTTCTGCAAACACCCCTGCATTTCTCAGACAGAGAGCTAGCAGCATTTCTTCTGTCGCCTTCCAaatctgtctttcctcttccgGACACATTTGACTGACAATGAGAAGGCGGTTGAGTCTTTTTATCGACTCTATACTTAAAACAACTCCTCCCTCAAGACGCACATATTCAAGGCCTCCGTGAATTTCCGTTTGACCTAGATAGAAAGGTTGTGATGGATCTTTTCCTAACAAAAAATACTTTAAGTTTTCGATTACAGCAAATGTAGTGGGATATGCGAGAAAGAACCAATTATATCGGTCCTTGTATTTATTAAAGGCATATAAGTAAGCTATTTTCATCATCAACCAGGTGTCGCTCTCATTCACAGCAACAGACTCAAAGACTTTAACACGTTCAGAACTGAAGAACTCTGCTGCATCACAGTGTTTGATCCAAGTCTCCTTCACTGCGGCCCACAGACTCACATCTTTGGGGGTGACAAGAACCAGACAGTATACCCGGAAGCTGTTACTGAGTTCCACGCGTTGGGCGTCTggcattttaaagatttcttcttTGTTAGGAGCTTGCAGGTGATGATGCTCATGGTGGTGCATTCCGTTTCTGCGACCTAGCCTAATGTGTCCAAGCACTGTGATCAAGGCAAACACGGTAATTCCTAGCATCACACCCTTCAAAAACGAGCTGCATTCTGAAAGCAtcttttttaatctaaaatttcTCGGAGGCAGAAAACACAGTCACGAATGGCTTTCTGCACGAATCCAAGGTATTCTCTTACACTACTGACCTGGAAGTAACTGATGCAAGTGATACCCTCCTGTTGGTCTCCTGGGAACTTACAAGTACGGAAAGCCTGAAGGAGCAAAAGAGTTTCGCTGTCTACCCCCACGGAGGAGCCCTTCTCTGACTAGGACACCAAAAGGGCTCTTGAAAACCACCTGGCCACCTGGTCTCTTTGACCCCAGAAAATAACCATAGTTACTCTGTTTAGCTACCAATAAGTAcctaaaaacagaataaaacttgATTCTCAATTGTTGGGAGTCCAATCGAAACAAGTCTGGTTATTTGCCTAAAATGACTAGCAAAGGTATGATGTGGGGGCAGTGGTAAAAGAATATAATCATCAGCCACGTCTTCAGAGCACCGACATGAGCTTcactatgttttttgtttgtttttctgtttaattcTGTTCACAAAAGGTTGtgcaagaataaaaaataaactatgacTGAAAAACAGAAGCAAGAGATTCAATAGATTTACTACAAATTCAGAATTCCATTTCTATATTCAACTAAAACGATAgatgtatgtgagcatgtgcacactTGATAGTGAGATTTTGCTTTATACCTTTTctatattatttctctttttattgataAGCTTTTCATACCCAAGACCTTTTCCACATTCTAGACACTTGGATTACTGAGTGGATGTGAATTTTGTAgctaatgttttgttttctcaccaTTGCTCCTAGTTTTCTGATGAAGGTTAGCCTGCTCTTTTATGATATATTGATTCCATATTAGTATATTGAACACAGATATACCTAGGCTCATGTGTAACTATGGATGCTTAGGTTAATATGTCTTCAGTTACAGACTACACATAGTTTATTGTTTTACCTTTGGGGCATCCAACAATTAGTAAAATATTCTTTATAGCAgctataataatttattttatattattattaattaatgcCTAATTGTTAATTTACTTATCATACAATGTAGTAAGCATCTAACATTAAAGTTATGACACATTAGTCTAATTAACTATTTCTTTGAAAAAGTTTCTACTTTTTATAAAATCTGGAATGTTTTTTGAAGTGTTGCTGGAGGTAGTGAAAGGCTAATTTAACTTTATTGAGTCTAATATATCAGGACGGGGTATGTACCTTTAATAAACAAtgttaaataattattaattcaATTAAATCATTGTAATTTAGAATAGAAAATGATTAAGCAAGACACTCTGCAATTAGTGGGATGTACATCAATAATCTATTTGTcattacacagaaaaacagaagGTAGTTTAGAAAATGCAATAAAGACAAATTCATAGCCATTGAGGTTATAATCCAGCTGTTCTATGTAAAGTTGAATAGCTAAACAAGTTTTTATGATTTCTGGTTTTCTGACTCATCAGGAAACCTGCTAATATATCATGAAGCCCTTTAAAATGGAGTTAAAGAATGCCTTCATAATATATTcaaaagaatatattaaatatctaTCACATGTCATCTTTGCT belongs to Onychomys torridus chromosome 10, mOncTor1.1, whole genome shotgun sequence and includes:
- the LOC118592495 gene encoding C1GALT1-specific chaperone 1-like produces the protein MLSECSSFLKGVMLGITVFALITVLGHIRLGRRNGMHHHEHHHLQAPNKEEIFKMPDAQRVELSNSFRVYCLVLVTPKDVSLWAAVKETWIKHCDAAEFFSSERVKVFESVAVNESDTWLMMKIAYLYAFNKYKDRYNWFFLAYPTTFAVIENLKYFLLGKDPSQPFYLGQTEIHGGLEYVRLEGGVVLSIESIKRLNRLLIVSQMCPEEERQIWKATEEMLLALCLRNAGVFAENAEDDDGKNLFNTKTIGMFIKEAITDYPNDIVDGCCSDMAVTFSRLTPDQMHVMMYGVYRLRAFGRIFSDALVFFPPNGSDND